The following are encoded together in the Bacillus sp. NP157 genome:
- a CDS encoding SDR family oxidoreductase, translated as MNDAQKVALVTGATRGIGLETVRQLAATGIKTLLAGRDAARTKEAAKKLQDEGLPVEPIVLDVTDPASIAAAAKTVADTYGRLDILVNNAGILVDALDKKPSEQSIETWRTTFDTNLFAVVEVTQAFLPLIKASPAGRIVNVSSQLGSIAMHLDPSSSIYGFKIPAYNVSKTAVNAWTIHLAYELRDTPVKVNAIHPGYVQTEMNGGHGEIDVPTGAKSSVQMALLDANGPSGTFTYLGKTLPW; from the coding sequence ATGAACGACGCACAGAAGGTGGCCCTGGTCACCGGCGCGACCCGTGGTATCGGCCTGGAAACCGTCCGCCAGCTGGCCGCCACCGGCATCAAGACCCTGCTTGCCGGCCGCGATGCCGCGCGCACGAAGGAAGCGGCGAAGAAGCTGCAGGACGAAGGCCTGCCGGTCGAGCCGATCGTGCTGGACGTGACCGACCCGGCATCGATCGCCGCGGCGGCGAAGACGGTCGCCGACACCTATGGCCGCCTCGACATCCTGGTGAACAACGCGGGCATCCTCGTCGACGCGCTGGACAAGAAGCCGTCCGAGCAGTCGATCGAAACCTGGCGCACCACGTTCGACACCAACCTGTTCGCGGTGGTCGAAGTCACCCAGGCCTTCCTGCCGCTGATCAAGGCCTCGCCGGCCGGCCGCATCGTCAACGTGTCCAGCCAGCTCGGCTCGATCGCGATGCACCTGGATCCGTCCTCGTCGATCTACGGCTTCAAGATCCCGGCCTATAACGTGTCGAAGACCGCGGTGAATGCGTGGACCATCCACCTCGCCTATGAGCTGCGCGATACGCCGGTGAAGGTCAATGCGATCCACCCGGGCTACGTGCAGACCGAAATGAACGGCGGTCACGGCGAGATCGACGTGCCGACCGGTGCGAAGTCGAGCGTGCAGATGGCGCTGCTCGACGCGAACGGCCCTTCGGGCACGTTCACCTACCTGGGCAAGACCCTGCCCTGGTAA
- a CDS encoding NAD(P)H-binding protein yields the protein MYAITGITGQVGGALADALLAAGKPFRAVVRDAARAERFFDRGAEVAVAALDDTPALTRAFEGAEAVFILLPPAFDPAVDFLTAADPVIDSIHAALLAAQPGRVVVLSTIGAQAAEPNLLSRLGRMENVLATLPMPVTFLRAGWFIENTQWDLDAARKHGVIDSFLAPLDRKIAMVATKDVGETAARLLGEPSEGVRIVELEGPQRTSPDDLAAALARVLGHDVKARIVPRDAWEARFRAEGMHNPTPRMRMVDGFNEGWIAFGAGTTKGTTSVDEAIGALVGRR from the coding sequence ATGTACGCCATTACCGGTATCACCGGCCAGGTCGGCGGTGCGCTCGCCGATGCGCTGCTCGCCGCAGGCAAGCCATTCCGCGCCGTCGTCCGCGACGCGGCCCGTGCGGAACGCTTCTTCGACCGCGGTGCGGAGGTCGCCGTCGCCGCGCTCGACGACACGCCGGCACTGACCCGTGCCTTCGAAGGCGCCGAAGCGGTCTTCATCCTGTTGCCGCCGGCGTTCGACCCCGCCGTGGACTTCCTCACGGCCGCCGACCCGGTCATCGACAGCATCCATGCCGCGCTCCTCGCCGCCCAGCCGGGCCGCGTGGTCGTCCTGTCGACCATCGGTGCCCAGGCCGCCGAGCCGAACCTGCTCTCGCGGCTGGGCCGGATGGAAAACGTCCTGGCCACGTTGCCGATGCCGGTGACCTTCCTGCGCGCCGGCTGGTTCATCGAGAACACCCAGTGGGACCTCGACGCCGCGCGTAAGCACGGGGTCATCGACAGCTTCCTCGCCCCGCTCGACCGGAAGATCGCGATGGTCGCGACGAAGGACGTCGGCGAAACGGCGGCGCGCTTGCTCGGCGAGCCCAGCGAAGGCGTGCGCATCGTCGAACTGGAAGGCCCGCAAAGGACCAGCCCCGACGACCTCGCCGCCGCGCTGGCCCGGGTGCTGGGACACGACGTAAAGGCACGCATCGTGCCGCGCGACGCATGGGAAGCGCGCTTCAGGGCGGAAGGCATGCACAACCCGACGCCGCGGATGCGCATGGTCGATGGCTTCAACGAAGGCTGGATCGCCTTCGGCGCAGGGACGACGAAGGGCACGACCTCAGTCGACGAGGCCATCGGCGCACTGGTAGGCCGGCGCTAG
- a CDS encoding LysR family transcriptional regulator, whose protein sequence is MTTDTRLLGNLSILVSVVDTGNFARAAEALGLTPSGVSRAVGRLEARLGVRLLHRTTRSVTLTDEGQRLYAQVGPLLSGLEDAALSAAGDAQGIRGRLRVSLDPMFSWQVIAPRLGEFLSRYPDLQIEIITRDELGDLVADGIDVSVRFCEPPSSSLVARKLLDTRVLTVAAPSYIAAFGKPKAPADLASHRCIQFRDPVTRRPFDWEFHRRGKVLAVRTEGPLLVNDSGTMYSVCLGGAGIAQVLAVSVRDALADGRLVELFPEWTGETFPLYAFYPSRRHASPKVRAFVDFCVELAGAGHA, encoded by the coding sequence ATGACCACCGACACCCGCCTGCTCGGCAACCTTTCCATCCTCGTCTCGGTGGTGGATACAGGAAACTTCGCCCGCGCCGCGGAGGCCCTCGGCCTGACCCCGTCGGGCGTGAGCCGCGCGGTCGGCCGGCTCGAGGCGCGGCTGGGCGTGCGCCTGCTGCACCGGACCACGCGCTCGGTGACGCTGACCGACGAGGGGCAACGGCTGTATGCGCAGGTCGGCCCGCTGTTGTCCGGCCTGGAAGATGCCGCGCTATCCGCCGCCGGCGACGCCCAGGGCATTCGCGGCCGGCTGCGGGTAAGCCTGGACCCGATGTTTTCCTGGCAGGTGATCGCGCCGCGCCTCGGTGAGTTCCTCAGCCGCTATCCGGACCTGCAAATCGAGATCATCACGCGCGACGAACTGGGCGACCTCGTCGCCGATGGCATCGACGTGTCGGTGCGTTTCTGCGAGCCGCCGTCGTCGTCGCTGGTCGCGCGCAAGCTGCTCGACACGCGGGTGCTCACTGTCGCCGCACCGTCGTACATCGCCGCGTTCGGCAAGCCAAAGGCGCCCGCGGACCTCGCGTCGCATCGCTGTATCCAGTTCCGCGATCCGGTCACGCGGCGGCCGTTCGACTGGGAGTTCCACCGGCGCGGCAAGGTACTCGCAGTACGCACCGAAGGCCCGTTGCTGGTCAACGACTCCGGCACGATGTATTCGGTCTGCCTCGGTGGCGCCGGCATCGCGCAGGTGCTCGCGGTGAGCGTGCGCGATGCGCTGGCCGACGGACGCCTGGTCGAGTTGTTTCCCGAGTGGACGGGTGAGACGTTCCCGCTCTACGCGTTCTATCCGTCGCGCCGCCATGCATCGCCCAAGGTGCGCGCGTTCGTGGATTTCTGCGTGGAGCTGGCGGGCGCCGGGCACGCCTGA